The genomic window AAATACGACAACAGTTATTCACCTTGCAACTAGATATATCTGGAGAGGGTAAAACGGTGATACATCAAGCTCCAGCTCCTGGAGTGAAGGTTGAAGAAGGATCAGTAGTACGGGTGTTTGTTGGTGATAAGAATGAATCAGAAAAAAAGAGCCAGTGATATTCTGAAAAAATAATTGTTATGTTTTTAATAGGTATATTGTGTGATTGAATTTATAGCGATAGAATAGTAACGTTAAAGCTGTATTATTTTTTGGAAGGATTGGGTTATATGTATTTAAGGGAACTACTTTCTGCTCTGCATCATAATATTGAGGTATCAAATGATAGTAATCCAATGATTACAGGTATATCTATGGATAATAGAAGTGTAGAAAGTGGCAATTTATTTGTGTGTATTAAAGGTCATCGCTTTGACGGGCATAAGTTTGCAACAGATGCTGTTTCAAAAGGTGCAGTTGCTATTTTGGCTGAAGCTCCTGTTGATGTTTCTGTACCAGTCATTATGGTTAAAGATTCTAGACGTGCGCTCGCTATAATAGCAGATGTTTTTTTTGGTCAACCGTCACACAAGCTTCATGTGGTGGGGGTAACCGGGACGAATGGTAAAACAACAACTACTCATATAATAGACTATATTTGTCAAAAGGCTAATAAAAAAACAGGATTAATTGGAACAATGTATATGAAAATCAACAACCTTGCATATGATGTAGTAAATACTACACCAGAATCCTTAACATTACAAAAAGCATTTTATGATATGGTAGAAACAAATACTGATATTGTAACGATGGAGGTATCCTCTCACGCTTTGGACCTTGGTAGAGTTCATGGAGTTGATTTTAACGTAGCTGTGTTTACAAATTTAACGCAGGACCACCTTGACTATCATCAGACAATGGATGAATACAGGCGAGCGAAAGGCCTTCTGTTTGCGCAATTGGGAAATACTTTTTCAGTTGATAAACCAAAGTTCGCAGTATTAAATGGTGATGATGAAGCAACAGCTCAATATACCCGAAGTACCTGTGCCCATGTATATACTTACGGGATTCACAATGATTGTGATATTATGGCATTCGATATAAACACTACAGCTACTGGCACTGAGTTTAAACTTAAGACGCCGTTTGGTACAACAGATGTATCGATGAGGCTAATGGGACAATTCAGTATTTATAATGTGATGGCAGCAGTAGGTGCTTGCTTAGTTTCAGGTATTTCACTAAAAACTATTGTTGAGAGCATACAATCGTTTACAGGGGTACCTGGGCGATTTGAAGCTGTTGATGCGGGACAAGACTTTTCTGTTATAGTTGATTATTGTCACACTCCAGACAGCCTAGAAAATG from Bacillus sp. HMF5848 includes these protein-coding regions:
- a CDS encoding UDP-N-acetylmuramoyl-L-alanyl-D-glutamate--2,6-diaminopimelate ligase gives rise to the protein MYLRELLSALHHNIEVSNDSNPMITGISMDNRSVESGNLFVCIKGHRFDGHKFATDAVSKGAVAILAEAPVDVSVPVIMVKDSRRALAIIADVFFGQPSHKLHVVGVTGTNGKTTTTHIIDYICQKANKKTGLIGTMYMKINNLAYDVVNTTPESLTLQKAFYDMVETNTDIVTMEVSSHALDLGRVHGVDFNVAVFTNLTQDHLDYHQTMDEYRRAKGLLFAQLGNTFSVDKPKFAVLNGDDEATAQYTRSTCAHVYTYGIHNDCDIMAFDINTTATGTEFKLKTPFGTTDVSMRLMGQFSIYNVMAAVGACLVSGISLKTIVESIQSFTGVPGRFEAVDAGQDFSVIVDYCHTPDSLENVLKTIQQFSTKKIITVVGCGGDRDKMKRPIMAKLASEYSDIAIFTSDNPRTEDPSAILADMEAGVKGEAFISIVDRKKAIEHAIVNAEQGDIILIAGKGHETYQIIGDKTLPFDDREVAKNAIKEKLM